From the genome of Methanobacterium formicicum, one region includes:
- a CDS encoding P-II family nitrogen regulator, translating to MKEILAIIRPNKISRTKEVLDALGFPAMTATAVFGRGKQKAIIGEVSFDIPNKDLREEDGRMHYIPKRMISLIVPDEDTSLVVESIMKVNNTGQIGDGKIFVCPIDEALRVRTKETGEEAIS from the coding sequence ATGAAAGAGATACTGGCAATTATCAGACCAAATAAGATTTCACGTACCAAAGAAGTCTTAGATGCCCTGGGATTCCCCGCCATGACTGCTACTGCAGTCTTTGGACGAGGAAAACAAAAAGCCATAATTGGAGAGGTTTCATTCGATATTCCCAACAAGGATCTGCGTGAAGAAGATGGGAGAATGCATTACATTCCAAAAAGAATGATTTCACTCATTGTCCCCGATGAAGACACCTCCCTGGTAGTGGAATCAATAATGAAAGTAAACAATACTGGACAAATTGGAGATGGCAAAATATTTGTTTGTCCCATAGATGAAGCACTACGGGTGAGAACAAAAGAAACAGGAGAAGAAGCAATTAGCTAA
- a CDS encoding nitrogenase subunit alpha — protein MPYKLFDVDKEIPERKKHTYVKHCSDPDECMPACNSKTVPGSMSERGCAFAGAKGVITGALKDVVHVVHSPVGCTYYAGGTKRYPTSPNMPDGSKFPIENFNLKYVCGTDIMESDVVFGGMKKLRQSIIDASQEFPEATAIYAYATCTTGLIGDDMDAVAKELTAELGKDVVAFNAPGFAGPSQSKGHHIANHTIFERMVGTKEPPSTTPYDIGLIGEYNIDGDLWILESYLKEMGIRILSRFSGDSTHDEICFMHRTKLNLVRCQRSATYIADLIKEKYEVPYINVDFFSTEYCAENLRTIGKYFGLEKEAEKVIADRMAKVGPELEFYKEKLQGKKVYIFSGGPKSWHLATPLENELGMDVTAVASQFEHEDGYVKMKKRVKEGALIVDDPNSMELEEMITNDKPDLILAGIKEKYMAHKLGVPSLMIHSYENGPYIGFEGFLNLAKDMYSYIYNPVWKMLEFEESPVENDESKIIAESIETPDKAEVGK, from the coding sequence ATGCCTTACAAACTTTTCGACGTGGATAAAGAGATCCCTGAGCGAAAAAAACACACCTACGTGAAACACTGTTCAGATCCAGATGAATGTATGCCTGCCTGTAACAGTAAAACAGTTCCCGGATCCATGAGTGAACGTGGATGTGCATTTGCAGGTGCCAAAGGAGTTATAACTGGAGCCTTAAAAGATGTTGTCCACGTGGTCCACTCGCCTGTTGGGTGTACTTACTATGCAGGTGGAACCAAAAGATACCCCACCAGCCCAAACATGCCAGATGGGAGTAAATTTCCCATAGAAAACTTCAACCTCAAATACGTTTGTGGTACTGACATTATGGAATCAGATGTGGTTTTTGGGGGTATGAAAAAGTTAAGGCAATCCATAATTGATGCTTCACAGGAATTTCCAGAAGCTACTGCAATTTATGCCTATGCTACCTGTACCACTGGATTAATAGGCGATGATATGGATGCTGTTGCCAAAGAATTAACTGCAGAGTTGGGTAAAGATGTTGTAGCATTTAACGCACCCGGATTTGCTGGGCCAAGCCAATCAAAAGGGCACCACATAGCAAATCACACCATTTTTGAGCGGATGGTGGGTACCAAAGAACCCCCAAGTACTACCCCTTACGATATAGGATTAATAGGAGAATACAATATAGACGGAGACCTCTGGATACTTGAATCATACCTTAAGGAAATGGGTATACGCATTCTGAGCAGGTTCAGTGGTGACTCCACTCACGATGAAATATGTTTCATGCACCGGACCAAATTGAACCTGGTACGATGCCAGAGATCTGCCACCTACATTGCAGACCTAATAAAAGAAAAATATGAAGTTCCCTACATCAATGTGGATTTCTTTAGTACCGAGTACTGTGCAGAGAACCTAAGGACCATAGGAAAATATTTCGGCCTGGAAAAAGAAGCCGAGAAAGTTATAGCCGATAGAATGGCAAAAGTAGGCCCTGAACTTGAGTTTTACAAGGAAAAGCTTCAGGGTAAAAAGGTTTACATCTTCTCTGGAGGCCCAAAAAGCTGGCACCTGGCCACTCCCCTGGAAAATGAACTGGGAATGGATGTAACTGCAGTGGCATCACAGTTCGAACACGAAGATGGATACGTGAAAATGAAAAAACGGGTAAAAGAAGGAGCACTCATAGTTGACGACCCCAACTCCATGGAATTGGAGGAAATGATCACCAATGACAAGCCCGATCTAATACTGGCCGGTATTAAGGAAAAATACATGGCCCATAAACTGGGAGTACCCTCACTGATGATCCACTCCTACGAGAATGGTCCGTACATTGGATTTGAAGGTTTCCTGAACTTGGCCAAGGACATGTACTCCTACATCTACAACCCGGTCTGGAAAATGCTGGAGTTTGAAGAGAGTCCTGTAGAAAATGATGAATCAAAAATCATAGCAGAATCAATTGAAACACCCGATAAAGCAGAGGTGGGCAAATGA
- a CDS encoding nitrogenase component 1, translating to MSSINVIEKERTLIINPLKTCQPLGAMFAVMGVHHGFPLVHGSQGCSTFVRYNFARHFREPAEIAVSSLHEDAAVFGGRKNINSGIKNLALRFKPDLIGAITTCSSEIIGDDVFGFVDTTKKELKEMSQDVKGLDKIEVIPIPTPSFVGNHFTGYDIGVKALVDNLAEATEPTEKVNIIPGMVNPGDIREIKHIMSLLGIEGVMLTDTSDPFDSPLRPSVTPTKPYFPKGGTTVDEIRDSANSKGTIALCKYAGSAANSLEKKHDVPAIIESPPIGLQNTDQFLRNLKTLTDCEIPESILDERGVLVDLIADNAARYLFDRKVAIYGDPDLTTGLARFVGELGMEPTMVCTGANSKTFTPDMEKISKETGSDIDVLFEQDMRSFEVYVKENPVDIMIGPSDGRLLAHDLGIPLIRTGFPVYDRIGYHRHPIVGYNGAARLMELITNAVLEKYYEQTHWKLQQ from the coding sequence ATGAGCAGTATAAATGTTATAGAGAAGGAAAGAACTCTCATAATTAACCCACTTAAAACCTGTCAACCCTTAGGGGCAATGTTTGCAGTTATGGGAGTTCACCATGGATTTCCACTGGTGCACGGATCCCAGGGGTGTTCCACCTTTGTAAGATACAACTTCGCACGTCATTTCCGTGAACCAGCAGAAATCGCAGTTTCATCCCTGCACGAAGATGCAGCAGTGTTTGGTGGAAGAAAAAACATAAACTCCGGTATAAAAAACCTGGCACTGCGTTTCAAACCAGACCTCATTGGGGCCATAACCACCTGCTCCAGTGAGATCATAGGTGACGATGTATTCGGATTCGTGGATACCACCAAAAAAGAACTCAAAGAAATGAGCCAGGATGTTAAAGGCCTGGATAAAATCGAAGTTATCCCCATACCCACACCCAGTTTCGTGGGAAACCACTTCACTGGTTACGACATAGGAGTCAAAGCCCTGGTAGACAACCTGGCAGAAGCAACTGAACCCACAGAAAAGGTGAACATCATCCCAGGAATGGTTAACCCTGGAGACATACGGGAGATCAAGCATATCATGTCACTTTTGGGGATTGAAGGCGTGATGTTAACCGACACCTCAGACCCATTTGATTCACCCCTTAGACCATCGGTAACACCAACCAAACCCTACTTCCCCAAGGGTGGAACCACAGTGGACGAGATACGTGACTCTGCCAACAGCAAGGGAACAATAGCATTATGTAAATACGCGGGATCAGCAGCCAATTCACTTGAGAAAAAGCATGATGTGCCTGCAATCATAGAATCACCGCCCATAGGCCTGCAGAATACCGACCAGTTCCTGCGAAACCTGAAAACACTCACCGATTGTGAAATACCAGAGAGTATCCTGGATGAAAGAGGAGTGCTGGTTGATTTAATTGCAGATAATGCTGCCAGATACCTGTTTGACCGAAAAGTAGCCATATATGGAGATCCAGACCTGACCACAGGACTGGCCAGATTCGTTGGCGAACTGGGTATGGAACCCACCATGGTCTGTACCGGTGCCAACAGTAAAACATTCACCCCAGATATGGAAAAGATTTCCAAAGAAACAGGAAGTGACATAGATGTACTGTTTGAACAGGACATGCGTTCCTTCGAAGTTTACGTGAAGGAAAACCCGGTTGACATTATGATCGGACCATCCGATGGAAGATTGCTGGCGCATGACCTGGGAATCCCATTGATAAGGACTGGATTCCCAGTTTATGATAGAATTGGATATCACCGGCATCCTATAGTTGGGTACAATGGTGCAGCACGCCTGATGGAACTTATAACCAATGCTGTGCTTGAAAAATATTACGAACAAACCCATTGGAAACTACAGCAATAA
- the nifE gene encoding nitrogenase iron-molybdenum cofactor biosynthesis protein NifE, whose protein sequence is MEPVIETFESRKKHMCVKGEGLSIPVCDKASMPGTVTQRTCVYGGARIVLMPITDSIHLVHGPIGCAACTWDIRGSKSSREDLYKKGCSTDLQEKDIIFGGEKKLFETVLELNRLYHPGAIFVYATCVAGVIGDDIKAVCKKSQEITGCRVIPVQSEGFQDHNKTKGHWIGGDALLDYVIGTSEPEENTPFDINIVGEFNVAGDLWGIKPLLEEMGVNIISTMSGDSHVEEIAQAHRAKLNIVQCQKSSNYVAKKMKKKYGIPFIKVNFFGLEQTIISLREIADFFGDEEMIQRTEKIIQRGLEEVQDEIRDYKERLTGKTVALYVGGNKAWSLVRAFEELGMDVMMSGTKNGIKEDYERIKETVRDGTIIVDDANSTELARLLKKYRPNLLISGAKEKYISLKLGVPFCDFNHDRISAFAGFRGFVSFAKEVDASVSSPVFNLTSTSLYDISNNLNPEKKLKNENSPETILSPPSGGDTHG, encoded by the coding sequence ATGGAACCGGTAATTGAAACATTTGAATCTCGTAAAAAGCACATGTGTGTTAAAGGGGAAGGATTATCCATTCCTGTGTGTGATAAGGCCAGCATGCCCGGCACAGTTACCCAGAGGACCTGTGTTTATGGTGGAGCCCGGATCGTTTTGATGCCCATCACCGATTCAATCCACCTGGTCCATGGACCAATAGGTTGCGCCGCGTGTACATGGGACATAAGGGGAAGTAAATCATCCCGAGAAGATCTTTATAAAAAAGGATGCTCTACAGACCTCCAGGAAAAAGATATCATATTTGGAGGCGAGAAAAAGTTATTTGAAACCGTACTGGAACTAAACAGACTGTATCATCCTGGAGCCATATTCGTGTACGCCACCTGCGTGGCAGGCGTTATTGGTGATGATATTAAAGCAGTGTGCAAAAAATCCCAAGAAATAACTGGATGTAGAGTCATACCGGTTCAATCAGAAGGATTCCAAGATCACAATAAAACCAAAGGACACTGGATAGGTGGTGATGCCCTCCTGGACTACGTTATAGGAACCAGTGAACCTGAAGAAAACACACCATTTGATATTAACATTGTGGGTGAATTCAATGTTGCCGGAGATCTCTGGGGGATCAAACCACTCTTAGAAGAGATGGGTGTTAACATCATCTCTACCATGAGCGGAGACTCCCATGTGGAGGAAATTGCCCAGGCACACCGTGCCAAACTGAACATAGTACAGTGCCAGAAATCATCCAACTACGTTGCCAAAAAGATGAAAAAAAAATATGGAATACCCTTCATCAAGGTCAACTTCTTTGGACTAGAACAGACCATTATTTCCCTACGGGAAATTGCCGATTTCTTTGGTGACGAGGAAATGATCCAGCGCACCGAGAAAATAATCCAGAGGGGACTGGAAGAAGTCCAGGATGAAATTCGCGATTACAAAGAAAGATTAACCGGGAAAACAGTTGCCCTTTATGTAGGAGGAAACAAGGCCTGGTCCCTGGTCCGTGCCTTTGAAGAACTGGGCATGGATGTAATGATGTCTGGAACCAAAAACGGGATCAAAGAGGATTACGAGAGAATCAAAGAAACAGTTAGGGATGGTACCATAATTGTGGATGATGCCAACTCAACAGAACTGGCCAGATTACTCAAAAAATACCGACCAAACCTGCTCATATCCGGAGCCAAAGAAAAATACATCTCATTAAAACTTGGAGTCCCATTCTGTGACTTTAACCATGACCGAATATCCGCTTTTGCTGGATTTAGAGGATTTGTAAGCTTTGCAAAAGAAGTTGATGCTTCAGTTTCAAGTCCGGTCTTTAATTTAACTTCTACAAGCTTATATGATATATCTAATAATTTAAATCCGGAAAAAAAATTAAAAAATGAAAATTCACCTGAAACAATATTATCTCCCCCTTCAGGAGGCGATACCCATGGATAA
- the nifN gene encoding nitrogenase iron-molybdenum cofactor biosynthesis protein NifN, protein MDNNNCHQDKKFAVVNPSKICQPMGAVQALLGVKDTMPLIHGSQGCSTYMRFQLTRHFREPIEVASTSLSEKTVIYGGEFNLMKALKNITEKQNPRMIAVASSCLTETIGDDMDGIIEKFKDANLDKDLPIIIPVSTPSYTESHVEGYNRTVKALVEHLATKTVPNDKINIITGNLCPADVTQVKDILKTLKCDSIILTDTSENLDGPLTEETLSLYEGGTSVDEIEDTANSLGTVALSKHVNSAGTFLEKKFGVKSIAGPLPAGLENTDEFIKSLCNLGDYEIPSSLEKDRGRLLDAMVDAHSYNYHRKVAIFGDPDFVSGMTRFTAEMGMIPSVVCTGTKSKIFNEDMSLITQEKEISPVILAGGDLYDMHQAIKAKGADILIGNSYGASIAQEENIPLFRVGFPIFDRLGAQRISILGYRGGIEFVDRITNTLLDFYYDEAGYEIIEEEKEEETKDKVGNTLKIQYSTMEEI, encoded by the coding sequence ATGGATAATAATAACTGTCACCAGGATAAAAAATTTGCCGTAGTCAATCCTTCCAAGATCTGCCAGCCCATGGGAGCTGTACAGGCACTTTTAGGTGTTAAAGACACCATGCCCCTGATCCACGGCTCCCAGGGTTGCAGTACCTATATGCGATTCCAACTCACCAGACACTTCCGTGAGCCCATTGAAGTTGCTTCAACTTCACTGAGTGAGAAGACCGTCATTTACGGTGGGGAATTCAACTTAATGAAGGCCCTGAAAAATATCACTGAAAAGCAAAACCCCCGCATGATAGCAGTGGCCTCAAGTTGTCTAACTGAAACCATAGGGGATGATATGGATGGTATAATCGAAAAATTCAAAGATGCCAATCTGGATAAAGATTTACCCATTATCATCCCGGTTTCAACTCCCAGCTACACTGAATCCCACGTAGAAGGATACAATCGAACCGTTAAAGCACTGGTTGAACACTTAGCAACCAAGACTGTCCCTAATGACAAGATAAATATTATCACCGGTAACTTGTGCCCAGCAGATGTGACCCAGGTTAAAGATATCTTAAAAACGCTCAAATGTGATAGTATCATCCTGACTGACACCTCTGAAAATCTGGATGGTCCTTTAACCGAAGAAACACTATCTTTATATGAGGGTGGTACCAGTGTTGATGAAATTGAGGACACTGCCAACTCTCTGGGAACAGTTGCCCTGTCCAAACACGTGAACTCTGCAGGAACATTCCTTGAAAAGAAATTTGGTGTTAAATCCATTGCTGGTCCCCTTCCAGCTGGTCTTGAAAACACCGATGAATTTATAAAATCATTATGCAATTTAGGAGATTATGAAATCCCCAGTTCACTTGAAAAAGATAGAGGAAGGCTCTTAGATGCAATGGTAGATGCCCATTCCTATAACTATCATCGTAAAGTGGCCATATTTGGAGATCCTGACTTTGTGTCTGGAATGACACGTTTCACTGCTGAAATGGGGATGATACCATCGGTGGTGTGTACCGGGACCAAAAGCAAAATATTTAACGAGGATATGAGTCTTATTACTCAAGAAAAAGAAATTTCGCCAGTTATCCTGGCCGGTGGTGATCTTTACGACATGCACCAGGCAATTAAAGCAAAAGGGGCTGATATTTTAATTGGGAACTCCTATGGTGCCAGCATAGCCCAGGAAGAAAATATTCCCCTTTTCAGAGTAGGATTCCCCATATTTGATAGATTAGGAGCACAGAGAATATCTATACTGGGGTACAGGGGCGGAATTGAATTTGTGGATAGAATCACTAACACTCTACTTGACTTCTACTACGATGAAGCAGGATATGAGATAATAGAAGAAGAAAAGGAAGAAGAAACAAAAGATAAAGTTGGAAACACTTTAAAAATCCAATATTCCACCATGGAGGAGATTTAA
- a CDS encoding NifB/NifX family molybdenum-iron cluster-binding protein: MKIAVASTDGKVIDLHFGDANRFLIFELEDGEGKFQEMREKTSIPLNNHQERWVASIDLINDCKAVLCNKIGDEPTIELRKLGIKPIQLDCDVKDAIEECSKHLLN, from the coding sequence GTGAAGATAGCTGTGGCATCAACTGATGGAAAAGTTATTGATTTGCATTTTGGTGATGCAAATCGATTTTTAATTTTCGAACTTGAGGATGGGGAAGGAAAATTTCAGGAAATGAGAGAAAAAACATCAATCCCCCTGAATAATCATCAGGAACGTTGGGTTGCTTCAATAGATTTAATAAATGATTGTAAAGCCGTGCTATGCAATAAAATTGGGGATGAACCCACCATTGAACTTAGAAAACTGGGAATAAAACCCATTCAACTGGATTGTGATGTTAAAGACGCTATCGAAGAATGTTCTAAGCATTTATTAAATTAA
- a CDS encoding 4Fe-4S binding protein → MPNVIIDYEKCEGTECGECAEVCSMEVLAIDGDKITVKNQDGCSLCEICTDVCPNEAIKLVD, encoded by the coding sequence ATGCCTAATGTAATCATTGACTACGAAAAATGTGAGGGAACTGAGTGCGGAGAATGTGCAGAGGTATGTTCCATGGAAGTCCTGGCAATAGATGGGGATAAAATAACCGTGAAAAATCAGGACGGATGCAGTTTATGTGAAATATGTACAGATGTTTGCCCCAACGAAGCCATTAAATTGGTTGATTAA
- a CDS encoding molybdopterin-dependent oxidoreductase, which produces MKTVITTCTRDCPGACSIVASAENGKVTKLQGNPQHDITAGFLCKNTSHYLENYFYNDKRILHPLLKVDGNWERISWDEALDIAAFKISQVINQYGSSSILYYQGFGARTALQVMNRRFFNLLGGVTTTYGTVCGGIGHTAMEADFGAKLSHDPLDHLHSNHIIVWGRNPAVTDIHLWRILRKVQRKGTPITVIDPVKTKTARLADIYIQPKAGYDYYLAMALAKIILKLDNPQNNYVDHDFIENSTLYFDSYQQILDKYSLDILSHKCGVEVDVIRKLAVSYAEGDPSSIIMGWGLHRYQQGHLIFRMVDALAAITGNIGVSGGGVSQGFEEYAYFDFSVELEELGENQRKIPMPTIGDALLSTHQPPIKLIFLSSGNPVTLNPNSLKVKKGFESADFVIMIDHFLNDTSDVAHLFLPGTTYLEEEDLMGSYGHNWVSPVNQVVPPQGEAKSEFEIFQLLAERLDFKEEMSGDPKMWLEKMAKPILKQGITFEELQKAPQRMVNPNDIPFSTGKFQTLSGKFEFIHVFEPGNNSVQGYPLRLLSTMPDDFVGSVPPGYSTAGAPEVQVHPDILTDIDLADGDPAIIESSAGNLTVRIKRNFDIQKDCVLVYKGGWLKHDQCVNVLTQDIISEVGDGTPYYDTWVKIIPVK; this is translated from the coding sequence TTGAAAACTGTTATCACCACTTGTACACGGGACTGTCCCGGTGCGTGCAGCATAGTTGCCAGTGCAGAGAATGGTAAAGTTACCAAATTACAGGGCAATCCCCAGCATGATATTACTGCTGGTTTTCTGTGCAAAAATACTTCTCATTACCTGGAAAACTATTTTTACAATGATAAAAGAATTCTCCACCCCCTCCTGAAGGTGGACGGGAACTGGGAAAGGATCAGCTGGGACGAAGCACTGGATATTGCTGCTTTTAAGATCTCACAAGTTATAAACCAATATGGAAGTTCTTCCATCCTCTATTATCAGGGTTTTGGTGCCCGTACTGCCCTTCAGGTCATGAACCGGAGATTTTTCAACCTACTGGGAGGGGTGACCACCACCTACGGCACGGTGTGCGGGGGAATAGGACACACTGCCATGGAAGCCGACTTCGGGGCCAAATTATCCCATGACCCCCTGGATCATCTCCACAGCAACCACATAATAGTGTGGGGACGTAATCCCGCAGTGACGGATATACATCTATGGAGGATTTTAAGGAAAGTTCAAAGAAAGGGGACACCAATTACCGTAATCGACCCGGTTAAAACAAAAACTGCTAGACTTGCTGACATATACATCCAGCCCAAAGCAGGATATGACTACTACCTAGCCATGGCCCTGGCCAAGATCATCTTAAAACTTGACAACCCACAGAACAACTATGTGGATCATGATTTTATTGAAAACTCCACTCTTTACTTTGATTCTTACCAGCAAATACTGGATAAATACTCGCTTGATATTTTATCCCATAAATGTGGGGTGGAAGTGGATGTTATCCGAAAATTAGCAGTTTCCTATGCAGAAGGTGATCCTTCTAGTATTATTATGGGATGGGGTCTTCACCGATACCAGCAGGGCCATCTGATCTTCCGTATGGTGGATGCCCTCGCCGCAATAACTGGAAATATTGGAGTCTCTGGTGGAGGAGTTAGCCAGGGTTTTGAAGAGTATGCTTACTTTGACTTCTCGGTAGAACTGGAGGAACTGGGAGAAAACCAGCGGAAAATTCCCATGCCCACCATTGGGGATGCCCTACTCTCTACCCACCAACCACCGATTAAACTCATTTTCCTGTCCTCCGGTAATCCTGTGACCCTTAATCCCAACTCTTTAAAGGTTAAAAAAGGGTTTGAAAGTGCAGATTTTGTGATTATGATTGACCATTTTCTGAATGATACCTCAGATGTGGCGCATCTGTTCTTACCCGGAACCACCTATTTGGAAGAGGAAGATCTGATGGGTAGTTATGGGCATAACTGGGTTTCACCAGTAAACCAGGTAGTTCCACCCCAGGGGGAGGCAAAATCAGAATTTGAAATATTCCAACTACTGGCGGAGAGATTGGATTTTAAAGAGGAAATGTCCGGTGATCCGAAAATGTGGCTGGAAAAAATGGCTAAACCAATCCTAAAACAAGGTATAACCTTTGAAGAATTACAAAAAGCCCCCCAGAGGATGGTTAACCCGAATGATATTCCATTTAGTACAGGGAAATTTCAAACATTATCGGGTAAGTTTGAATTTATACATGTTTTTGAACCTGGAAACAATTCCGTACAAGGTTATCCTTTAAGATTGCTTTCAACCATGCCCGATGATTTTGTAGGATCCGTGCCCCCTGGGTATTCCACTGCTGGAGCTCCGGAAGTCCAGGTTCATCCCGATATTTTAACAGACATTGATTTGGCAGATGGTGATCCGGCTATTATTGAATCATCGGCGGGAAACCTGACTGTTAGGATAAAAAGAAATTTTGATATTCAAAAAGATTGTGTTCTGGTCTACAAAGGAGGATGGTTGAAGCATGACCAATGTGTGAATGTTTTAACTCAGGACATCATCAGTGAGGTGGGGGATGGAACTCCCTATTATGACACATGGGTGAAGATAATCCCGGTGAAATAG
- the wtpA gene encoding tungstate ABC transporter substrate-binding protein WtpA, producing MDKKQMAAIAIIIIAVIGVGIYGYNAYVGSSESGTITIYAAASLAKQMNATAAEFKKQHPNVDVQIQYGGSSDLISQITQLNKSVDIMASADYGLIDKNMIPNYTSFNLKYARNELVIAYTDKSQNSSQINSNNWYQILNQSDVKIGIADPNSAPAGYRGVMMIQLANSYYNNSNIFNDLIASNSAITSQANGSGYVISSPSNLNPTSKIVSRPAVSDLMPVLQSDSVDYVLVYKSDAEQQKSSGVKYITLPGELALSNTTYESTYKNYKLKQFSDTTNKSKSITLSPIVYGITVLNNAPQRDLAIEFVQLLLSPEGNKITQNCFQDPIVPAIATNGSTNIPQSLQQYVKQ from the coding sequence ATGGACAAAAAACAAATGGCAGCAATTGCGATTATAATAATTGCCGTTATTGGAGTGGGCATATATGGGTACAATGCCTATGTAGGTTCTTCCGAGAGCGGTACCATAACTATATATGCTGCTGCCAGCCTAGCCAAACAAATGAATGCCACTGCGGCAGAATTTAAAAAACAACACCCCAACGTCGACGTGCAGATACAGTACGGTGGAAGTTCGGATCTTATCAGTCAGATAACCCAGCTTAACAAGTCTGTGGATATCATGGCCTCCGCTGATTACGGTCTCATTGATAAGAATATGATACCTAATTATACCAGCTTTAACCTGAAATATGCTCGTAACGAGCTGGTAATCGCCTATACTGATAAGAGTCAGAACAGTAGCCAAATCAACAGCAACAACTGGTACCAGATTCTGAATCAGTCTGATGTAAAGATAGGTATAGCTGACCCCAACTCCGCACCAGCCGGATACCGTGGAGTGATGATGATACAGCTGGCCAACAGCTACTACAACAACAGCAACATATTTAACGACCTCATTGCTTCTAACAGTGCCATCACTTCCCAGGCCAATGGAAGTGGATACGTTATAAGTAGCCCCAGCAATTTAAACCCCACTTCTAAAATAGTTTCCAGACCTGCAGTATCCGATTTAATGCCAGTACTACAGTCTGACTCAGTTGATTACGTCCTGGTATACAAGAGTGACGCCGAACAGCAGAAGAGTTCCGGGGTTAAATATATAACCCTGCCTGGTGAACTGGCACTATCCAACACCACCTACGAATCAACCTACAAAAATTACAAGTTAAAACAGTTCAGTGACACCACCAACAAGAGCAAATCAATAACTTTGAGTCCTATTGTATACGGAATCACCGTGTTAAACAATGCACCCCAGAGGGATCTGGCCATTGAGTTTGTACAACTCCTTCTAAGCCCTGAAGGTAATAAAATAACTCAGAATTGCTTCCAGGATCCAATAGTACCGGCAATAGCAACCAATGGTTCCACCAACATTCCCCAATCATTACAGCAATATGTAAAACAGTAG
- the wtpB gene encoding tungstate ABC transporter permease WtpB codes for MRKLDYTTIFFAIMGSFLFLFILVPIANLMISADPSSILNNLQDKEVMSAIFISVYCALAATLIAVIFGVPLAYILARHDFAGKGFVEAVIDVPIVIPHTISGIALLLIFTSTGVIGAPLGQLGLVFTDAIPGIVVAMLFASASFVVNSAREGFESVDPRMEKVARTLGSGSFKTFFIITLPLAVRSIVVGSIMCWARAISEFGAIIIIAYFPTTAPVLIYRRFVDFGLSESTPVAVILISLCLLLFLVVRLIMKGWRTYDKN; via the coding sequence ATGCGAAAACTAGACTACACCACAATTTTCTTTGCCATTATGGGGTCCTTCCTGTTCCTCTTCATTCTAGTGCCCATAGCTAATCTGATGATATCTGCGGATCCCAGTTCTATCCTCAACAACCTCCAGGACAAAGAGGTGATGAGTGCCATTTTCATCAGTGTGTACTGTGCCCTCGCTGCCACCCTCATTGCCGTTATTTTTGGTGTACCCCTGGCTTATATCCTGGCACGGCATGATTTTGCCGGTAAAGGATTTGTGGAGGCAGTGATCGATGTGCCCATTGTCATACCTCACACCATCAGTGGTATTGCCCTTTTACTGATTTTTACGTCGACAGGAGTGATTGGAGCGCCTTTAGGACAGTTAGGACTGGTTTTCACCGATGCAATCCCCGGTATTGTGGTGGCCATGCTTTTTGCCAGTGCTTCTTTCGTGGTAAACTCTGCTCGGGAAGGATTTGAAAGTGTAGACCCTCGTATGGAGAAAGTGGCCCGGACACTGGGTTCTGGATCCTTTAAAACATTTTTTATAATCACTTTACCCCTGGCCGTCCGTAGTATTGTAGTTGGTTCCATAATGTGCTGGGCCAGGGCCATTAGCGAATTTGGCGCCATTATAATCATTGCTTATTTCCCTACAACAGCTCCGGTCCTTATTTACAGAAGATTCGTGGATTTCGGATTGTCAGAATCCACACCGGTAGCGGTTATTTTAATATCACTATGTCTGTTACTTTTCCTGGTGGTCAGATTGATTATGAAAGGATGGAGAACCTATGATAAGAATTGA